A window of Cohnella herbarum contains these coding sequences:
- a CDS encoding GtrA family protein, translated as MKFKVVMKYGMVGVVGTVIHFLLLILLVERFNMNPVLSSACGFLVVLLVSYLLNKYWTFPSSQSGWRSITKYTVVSVSGLLLNTGIMYVAVEKLHWRYTVGQALVTLIIPAFNFALNYYWTFRKTPARTYNG; from the coding sequence ATGAAATTCAAAGTGGTTATGAAGTACGGAATGGTAGGCGTTGTCGGAACGGTTATTCATTTTCTCCTGCTCATTCTATTGGTTGAAAGATTTAATATGAATCCCGTGTTGTCATCCGCTTGCGGTTTCTTGGTCGTTCTGCTCGTATCCTACTTATTGAACAAGTATTGGACGTTCCCCTCCTCTCAGTCGGGTTGGCGTTCCATAACGAAATATACAGTCGTTTCCGTAAGCGGATTATTATTAAACACGGGGATCATGTACGTCGCTGTCGAAAAGCTGCATTGGCGCTACACCGTTGGACAGGCCCTTGTGACATTGATTATTCCGGCGTTCAACTTTGCTCTGAATTATTATTGGACGTTTCGAAAGACGCCTGCCCGAACCTACAACGGATGA
- a CDS encoding ArnT family glycosyltransferase — protein sequence MISLSSKQSTFNKLIAWVLFLFISISAFAIGFYVSYIEGYMHLDSASRVANAFYVLYSRDPHLAAIGFVWTPLPSLLDLIVLILYPIIPSLASHSLAAVVVSSVFSGLASVLLFKTGIRYGLPRWLILSIVILYSLNPFIFLFGVNGLSDSPYLYFLLYAMINFTFWMEERDPTKLVKSGFALALAFWTRYEAVPVGAALACAVFIIIWFAVGKAANAKQEKLLLKEQLNYIEATWTLLLLPVVFSGLIWIFFNYTTMGNPLYFLNSEYSNVAQSESLKADANFERVFTSPLLALILCIKKTLWFSVPLLGVLLLRIMNKRLFKWDILVIILVFCSVPALQLLLLMNSSSFAWFRYFMYVYPITIAWLPYELSKVKINFRNCAVVLSSLVVTIGLLSYALTNPIIAPDENAFINFKQGNDIKRIELSRSVAKWLDENVPHGNILTDSAASFMIILNSDYPKRFMITSDYDFKDAVKDPPSSDIDYILVPRLPVYSTINKSYPYLFERGSDWATLYKSFEDPKHQYEWRLYKVEKKEVPVNEGN from the coding sequence ATGATAAGTTTATCATCAAAACAGAGCACATTTAATAAGCTCATAGCTTGGGTATTGTTTTTATTTATAAGCATTTCCGCTTTTGCGATCGGTTTTTATGTTAGTTATATCGAAGGATATATGCATCTTGACTCAGCCAGCCGAGTAGCTAACGCTTTTTATGTTCTATACAGTCGTGATCCCCATTTGGCGGCAATCGGATTCGTATGGACCCCTCTTCCGAGCTTACTAGATCTCATTGTTCTCATCCTGTATCCGATTATTCCGTCGTTAGCTTCTCATTCGCTTGCTGCCGTCGTGGTAAGTAGCGTATTTTCCGGACTAGCTTCCGTGCTTCTATTTAAAACAGGCATTCGGTATGGGTTGCCCAGATGGTTAATCTTGAGCATCGTCATCTTATATTCCTTAAATCCGTTTATCTTTTTGTTCGGCGTTAACGGTTTAAGCGATTCCCCTTATCTGTATTTTCTTCTTTACGCTATGATTAATTTTACGTTTTGGATGGAAGAGCGGGATCCTACAAAATTGGTGAAATCAGGTTTCGCATTGGCACTTGCCTTCTGGACCAGATATGAAGCCGTTCCGGTAGGCGCTGCCCTTGCGTGCGCCGTGTTCATAATTATATGGTTTGCTGTTGGAAAGGCCGCTAATGCAAAACAAGAAAAACTCCTTCTTAAAGAACAATTAAATTATATAGAAGCCACATGGACACTTTTGCTGCTTCCTGTCGTTTTCTCAGGGCTCATTTGGATCTTTTTCAATTACACTACCATGGGTAATCCGTTATATTTCTTGAATTCCGAATATTCTAATGTGGCGCAGTCTGAATCGTTAAAAGCAGATGCTAATTTTGAGAGGGTTTTTACAAGTCCTCTTCTTGCCTTGATTCTCTGTATTAAGAAAACGCTATGGTTCTCTGTACCGCTCCTCGGGGTCCTATTACTTAGAATCATGAACAAGAGACTATTCAAATGGGACATACTGGTCATTATACTTGTATTTTGCTCAGTGCCCGCATTACAACTGCTGTTACTTATGAATTCCTCGTCATTCGCATGGTTCAGATACTTTATGTATGTATACCCGATAACGATAGCATGGCTTCCATACGAATTAAGCAAAGTTAAAATAAATTTTCGTAACTGCGCAGTCGTGTTAAGCAGTTTAGTTGTCACAATAGGGCTCCTCAGTTATGCATTAACAAATCCGATTATCGCGCCCGATGAAAATGCGTTTATTAACTTTAAGCAAGGGAATGACATCAAGAGAATTGAATTATCTCGTTCTGTAGCGAAGTGGCTGGATGAAAATGTTCCTCATGGAAATATTTTAACAGATAGTGCAGCGTCCTTTATGATCATCTTGAATAGCGACTATCCTAAGAGGTTTATGATTACGAGCGATTACGACTTCAAAGATGCCGTTAAAGATCCGCCGAGCAGCGATATTGACTACATCCTAGTTCCCCGGCTCCCCGTATACAGCACGATTAATAAATCGTATCCGTACTTGTTCGAACGCGGGAGCGACTGGGCTACTCTTTATAAAAGCTTCGAAGACCCTAAGCATCAATATGAATGGCGCTTATATAAAGTAGAGAAGAAAGAGGTGCCCGTGAATGAAGGAAATTGA
- a CDS encoding glycosyltransferase family 2 protein produces MKAVRIGDALLKEGLITGNQLQAAIEYQTKYGGRLGDIIAELFGLDRDTIQRVTQKVASKGRLGEFLVQTNEITQDQLDQALAFQQKSGGILGDILLSLRFIEPDRLYRAIATQNQVGRIGSEFSFEQETKLPEAMARSYNAIVINNDKKRILLAVGSILSAEQLAELEQHLGQTVEQVLATREELEFLWKTAYEHELMQESTTKLMVAQPENSAHITITLTQWLTFFIFLAILIAGFVWDWLWTLIIANIVIQVSYIGMSIFKFMIILFGMKKTAQLRFTQEEVDAIDERTLPIYTILVPMYKESAVIPRLLHNIEGLDYPKAKLDVRLLIEEDDTEAQVMLKAMNLPAYYTVLIVPHSLPKTKPKACNYGLIRAFGDYVVIYDAEDRPDPDQLKKVHLAFLQEPENCCCIQAKLNYFNSDQNILTRWFTHEYSMWFELLLPGVMQLDIPIPLGGTSNHFKMSVLKKLNAWDPYNVTEDADLGVRLYKEGYKTAIVDSRTWEEANSRLGNWIRQRSRWIKGYMQTWLVHMRNPIKLWREIGTKGFIGFQVMVLATPLLPLLNPIFWAMLVLWYLTKSDIISTFFPGPIYYFAAIELFCGNFLFVYSNTMGIYRITQELQNTGNKAFSFGNVKYTLLTPIYWMLISIAAVKAGIQLITKPFYWEKTTHGHDTVHSTPTNIGKDISM; encoded by the coding sequence ATGAAGGCAGTACGAATTGGGGATGCCCTGTTAAAGGAAGGTCTCATTACAGGAAACCAATTACAAGCGGCCATTGAATACCAAACGAAATATGGCGGAAGACTTGGCGATATCATCGCCGAATTGTTTGGTCTCGATCGAGATACGATCCAAAGGGTAACTCAGAAGGTGGCTTCAAAAGGACGGCTTGGCGAATTCCTGGTCCAAACGAATGAAATTACGCAAGATCAACTCGACCAAGCGCTAGCATTCCAGCAAAAGAGCGGCGGCATACTTGGGGATATATTATTGTCTTTGCGTTTTATAGAACCCGATAGATTGTATCGCGCGATCGCAACGCAAAATCAAGTGGGACGAATCGGCAGCGAGTTCTCCTTCGAACAGGAAACCAAACTCCCGGAAGCGATGGCCCGTTCGTATAATGCAATCGTAATTAACAATGATAAAAAGCGCATTTTGTTAGCCGTAGGTTCCATCTTATCCGCGGAACAACTCGCTGAACTTGAACAACATCTAGGTCAAACGGTCGAACAAGTGCTGGCCACTCGCGAAGAGCTGGAATTTCTATGGAAAACCGCTTACGAGCATGAACTTATGCAAGAAAGCACAACGAAGCTGATGGTAGCGCAGCCCGAAAACTCGGCGCATATTACAATTACTCTAACTCAGTGGCTTACGTTTTTCATCTTCCTGGCCATACTGATCGCCGGATTCGTATGGGACTGGTTGTGGACGCTCATTATTGCGAATATCGTGATACAAGTCTCCTATATCGGGATGTCGATTTTCAAATTTATGATTATCCTATTCGGGATGAAGAAGACGGCCCAGCTTCGGTTTACCCAGGAAGAAGTAGACGCGATCGATGAACGCACCCTTCCCATCTATACGATTCTCGTTCCAATGTACAAAGAAAGCGCGGTTATTCCGCGGTTACTTCATAATATCGAGGGCCTGGACTATCCGAAGGCGAAATTAGATGTCCGGTTACTCATCGAGGAAGATGATACGGAAGCGCAGGTTATGCTCAAAGCCATGAATTTACCTGCTTATTATACGGTGCTTATCGTTCCGCACAGTCTTCCCAAAACAAAACCTAAAGCTTGTAATTATGGTCTCATCCGCGCATTCGGCGATTATGTCGTCATTTACGACGCAGAGGATCGACCCGATCCCGATCAATTAAAGAAAGTTCATCTCGCCTTTCTACAAGAGCCGGAGAACTGCTGTTGCATCCAAGCAAAGCTAAACTACTTTAACAGCGACCAGAACATCCTAACCCGATGGTTTACGCACGAATATAGCATGTGGTTTGAGCTGCTGCTCCCTGGAGTCATGCAGTTGGATATCCCTATCCCGCTCGGCGGTACTTCTAATCATTTTAAGATGAGCGTCCTTAAGAAACTAAACGCATGGGATCCATACAACGTTACGGAAGATGCGGATCTTGGCGTTCGGCTCTACAAAGAAGGCTACAAAACCGCTATCGTGGACTCCCGTACTTGGGAAGAGGCCAACAGCCGCTTGGGCAACTGGATTCGCCAACGCTCCAGATGGATTAAAGGGTACATGCAAACGTGGCTTGTTCACATGAGGAATCCCATTAAATTATGGCGGGAGATCGGCACCAAAGGATTCATCGGATTCCAAGTCATGGTTCTCGCGACGCCGTTGCTTCCCTTATTAAACCCTATATTCTGGGCGATGCTCGTCCTATGGTACTTAACCAAATCGGATATCATCTCCACCTTTTTCCCGGGACCGATTTATTACTTTGCCGCTATCGAGCTATTCTGCGGTAACTTTCTTTTCGTTTATAGCAATACCATGGGAATCTACCGAATTACGCAAGAACTGCAGAACACCGGGAACAAGGCTTTCTCGTTCGGCAATGTAAAGTACACGCTATTAACGCCGATTTATTGGATGTTAATTAGCATAGCCGCGGTGAAAGCCGGAATTCAATTAATTACCAAACCCTTTTATTGGGAGAAAACGACGCATGGTCATGATACCGTTCACTCAACGCCTACGAACATTGGTAAAGATATAAGCATGTAG
- a CDS encoding asparaginase domain-containing protein — translation MSATRTGKLPKGLLIPSLIALLGVSLFGLGGAQASAAEAATDFPIPALSETSKTSPMPNVIVIATGGTIAGQVADGDPTNLQNYRAGTYKMEDMVAQLPRKDKIADVSTYQFGNKGSGGYLITELYDLSLAVDQALKTYDGVVVTTGTDTMEDIAYFLDLTVRSEKPVVVTGAMRPWDAIGTDAPANLYNAIKLAASGKTKSFGTVLMLNDVIQTARDVTKSNSHRMDTFESPILGALGYIDQDNISLYRANERALKAGRPEWGTPFDLTAISKDDLPLVEIAYAYQEADGGAIKGFVADGAKGIVTAGTGAGGISAKMGAARTEAIKQGVVFVTTTRTGSGTMYPGSTEGIIAGDSLNAQHARMLLLLSLAFSKDLPTIEQWFEEYGRQDISQEDIGVVSKLTDIEGHWANSSIKKGISRGIVSGYSDYSYKPDQNLTRAEFVVMLMKALKPAGTLAELSFADADQIGKWAELPVAQAVGAGIVNGYSDGTFDPSGPISRAEMTLMIAKAMKYELAKDAQPGFADDAAIPAWAKGAAKAVKDAGIMKGRSGGSFAPASYVSRAEAITAIVKLPVK, via the coding sequence ATGTCAGCAACTCGAACGGGTAAACTTCCGAAAGGACTTCTTATTCCTTCTTTAATCGCATTACTCGGCGTATCGCTTTTCGGCCTTGGAGGCGCGCAGGCATCGGCGGCGGAAGCCGCGACGGACTTTCCGATTCCGGCGCTGAGCGAGACGTCCAAGACCTCGCCGATGCCTAACGTCATCGTCATCGCGACTGGCGGAACCATCGCCGGGCAAGTGGCCGACGGAGATCCAACGAATTTGCAAAACTATCGCGCGGGCACTTACAAAATGGAAGACATGGTCGCCCAATTGCCTCGCAAAGATAAAATCGCGGACGTATCTACGTATCAATTCGGCAATAAAGGCTCCGGCGGCTATCTCATAACCGAGCTTTACGATCTGTCGCTTGCCGTGGATCAGGCGCTGAAAACTTACGATGGCGTCGTCGTCACGACGGGAACGGATACGATGGAAGACATCGCGTACTTCCTCGATCTGACGGTCAGGAGCGAGAAGCCAGTCGTCGTTACGGGAGCGATGCGTCCGTGGGACGCCATCGGCACGGATGCGCCGGCCAATCTCTACAACGCGATCAAACTCGCCGCCAGCGGGAAAACGAAATCGTTCGGAACCGTGCTTATGCTGAACGATGTCATTCAAACGGCAAGAGACGTGACGAAATCGAACTCCCATCGCATGGATACGTTCGAATCCCCGATTCTGGGCGCGCTTGGTTACATCGATCAAGATAACATTTCGCTCTATCGCGCGAATGAAAGAGCGTTGAAAGCGGGGCGCCCGGAATGGGGAACGCCGTTCGACTTAACCGCGATCTCGAAGGACGATCTGCCGTTAGTGGAAATCGCCTACGCCTACCAAGAAGCCGACGGCGGCGCGATCAAAGGCTTCGTAGCCGACGGAGCCAAGGGAATCGTGACGGCCGGAACCGGCGCAGGCGGCATTTCCGCCAAGATGGGCGCGGCCCGGACCGAAGCGATCAAGCAAGGCGTCGTCTTCGTTACGACGACAAGAACCGGTTCGGGAACGATGTATCCCGGCAGTACGGAAGGCATCATCGCGGGCGACAGCTTAAATGCCCAGCATGCCCGAATGTTGCTGCTGCTCTCTCTGGCTTTCTCGAAAGATTTGCCGACGATCGAGCAATGGTTCGAAGAATACGGCCGACAAGATATTAGCCAAGAAGATATCGGCGTCGTATCTAAACTCACGGATATCGAAGGTCATTGGGCGAACTCCTCGATTAAGAAGGGGATTTCCCGGGGCATCGTGAGCGGCTACTCGGACTACTCGTATAAGCCGGACCAGAACCTAACTCGCGCCGAGTTCGTCGTTATGCTGATGAAAGCCCTGAAACCCGCGGGTACCCTGGCCGAGCTTAGCTTCGCGGACGCCGATCAGATCGGCAAATGGGCCGAGCTTCCGGTTGCCCAAGCCGTTGGAGCCGGAATCGTCAACGGTTACTCCGACGGCACTTTCGATCCTTCCGGGCCAATTAGCCGAGCGGAGATGACTCTTATGATAGCCAAAGCGATGAAGTACGAGCTCGCGAAGGACGCGCAGCCCGGCTTTGCGGATGACGCCGCCATCCCGGCTTGGGCGAAAGGCGCCGCCAAAGCCGTTAAAGATGCTGGAATTATGAAAGGCCGCAGCGGAGGCTCCTTTGCTCCGGCAAGTTACGTATCGAGAGCCGAGGCGATTACGGCAATCGTGAAATTACCCGTTAAGTAA
- a CDS encoding asparaginase, with protein sequence MMTSTRKGLKQLLTTCLAATMLLTMATGAYAADPTTTPTAPAPVVAPAPAPAPPTIPDVKLKDLSAKPNVIVIATGGTIAGQVADGDPTNLQNYRAGTYKMEDMVAQLPRKDKIADVSTYQFGNKGSGGYLITELYDLSLAVDQALKTYDGVVVTTGTDTMEDIAYFLDLTVRSEKPVVITGAMRPWDAIGTDAPANLYNAIKLAASGKTKWFGTVLMLNDVIQAARDVTKSNSHRMDTFQSPILGALGYIDQDNISIYRAPGRVSKAGKTAWTTPFDLSKIKKEDLPMVEIAYAYQEAGGGAIKGFVADGAKGIVTAGTGAGGISAKMGAARTEAIKQGVIFVTTTRTGSGTMYPGSSEGIIAGDSLNAQHARMLLLLSLGFSKDFKTIQGWFATYGAQNVDTGAQAS encoded by the coding sequence ATTATGACATCAACTAGAAAAGGATTAAAACAGCTTCTAACGACCTGCCTCGCCGCTACAATGCTCCTTACTATGGCAACGGGCGCATACGCGGCGGATCCGACTACGACTCCAACTGCTCCTGCGCCCGTTGTTGCCCCAGCTCCCGCTCCGGCGCCTCCTACTATTCCTGACGTCAAATTAAAAGACTTGTCCGCCAAACCTAACGTTATCGTCATCGCCACGGGCGGAACGATCGCAGGCCAGGTTGCCGACGGCGACCCGACGAATCTGCAAAACTATCGGGCGGGTACATATAAAATGGAAGATATGGTCGCCCAATTGCCGCGCAAAGATAAAATTGCGGACGTGTCCACTTACCAATTCGGCAACAAGGGCTCCGGCGGTTATCTCATTACCGAGCTATACGATCTGTCCCTCGCCGTGGATCAAGCATTGAAGACTTACGACGGCGTTGTCGTCACGACGGGTACGGACACGATGGAAGATATCGCGTATTTCCTTGATCTGACGGTCAGAAGCGAAAAGCCGGTCGTCATCACGGGCGCGATGCGTCCATGGGATGCCATCGGCACCGATGCTCCCGCCAACCTCTACAACGCAATCAAACTCGCGGCCAGCGGCAAGACGAAGTGGTTCGGAACCGTACTTATGCTGAACGACGTCATTCAAGCGGCTAGAGATGTAACGAAATCTAACTCCCACCGCATGGATACGTTCCAATCTCCGATTCTAGGAGCGCTAGGTTATATCGACCAAGATAATATTTCGATCTATCGCGCGCCGGGAAGAGTGAGCAAAGCCGGCAAAACAGCATGGACGACGCCGTTCGATCTGAGCAAAATCAAAAAAGAGGACCTTCCGATGGTCGAAATCGCTTATGCCTATCAAGAAGCCGGCGGCGGCGCGATCAAAGGGTTCGTGGCCGACGGTGCCAAAGGAATCGTGACGGCAGGAACGGGCGCCGGCGGCATTTCCGCCAAGATGGGCGCGGCGCGGACCGAAGCGATCAAGCAAGGCGTTATCTTCGTCACGACGACGAGAACGGGCTCGGGAACGATGTATCCGGGAAGTTCCGAAGGCATTATCGCGGGGGATAGTTTGAATGCGCAACATGCGCGCATGCTGCTGCTTCTCTCCCTGGGCTTCTCTAAAGATTTCAAAACGATTCAAGGCTGGTTCGCAACCTACGGAGCGCAAAACGTCGACACCGGAGCTCAAGCATCATAA
- a CDS encoding sugar phosphate nucleotidyltransferase, translating to MRLIVLSGGSGKRLWPLSNDYRSKQFIKVMDSDTSSDESTDEYRTSMIQRVWAKLQEHNLAESAVIAASRAQQEIIQSQIGAEVPLVLEPTRRDTFPAICLASSFLHSRMSADDDEIIVVMPVDVEADDSFYSSIKQLAQLFQTSSANLGLIGLKPTHPSEKFGYILTNAAQEQATLLNIDRFVEKPSIEEASELIENGALWNCGVFAFRLGYILRLLDERSLPKEYGRLSSQYHLLPAISFDYQIVERENNIVVHPYQGNWSDLGTWNDWTETMPNRMNGKGILSDDCENTCVINELQIPIVVMGVSNAIIAASPDGILVVDRSVSSKIKDVIQDISARPMYQETEYGWCRVIDEDNQQINRQVVTKKVQIWAGKHISYHVHAHRNEIWTLISGKAEIVVDERQFIARSGDIIHVQAGSKHAIKAIEAVNLIEVQIGEKVDEEDITRYDIDWNDYKLSWEG from the coding sequence ATGAGATTAATAGTATTATCCGGCGGATCCGGAAAGAGGCTGTGGCCTCTGTCCAATGACTATCGTTCCAAACAATTTATCAAAGTGATGGATAGCGATACCTCTTCCGACGAATCTACCGATGAATATCGGACATCCATGATCCAACGCGTGTGGGCGAAATTACAGGAGCACAATCTTGCCGAATCCGCAGTTATTGCCGCTAGCAGGGCACAACAAGAAATCATTCAATCGCAGATAGGAGCAGAAGTTCCGCTTGTTCTTGAACCTACTCGAAGAGATACGTTCCCAGCAATCTGTCTAGCCTCTAGCTTCCTGCACTCGAGAATGAGTGCGGATGACGATGAAATCATTGTCGTAATGCCTGTCGATGTCGAAGCGGACGATAGTTTCTACTCCTCGATTAAACAACTAGCCCAGCTATTCCAAACCTCCTCCGCCAACTTAGGACTTATAGGCTTAAAGCCAACGCACCCTTCGGAAAAATTCGGTTATATTCTAACAAACGCAGCCCAAGAACAAGCAACTTTGCTTAACATAGATCGATTTGTAGAAAAGCCCTCTATTGAGGAAGCATCCGAATTAATCGAAAATGGCGCATTGTGGAATTGCGGCGTATTCGCTTTTCGATTAGGTTACATTTTACGTTTGTTGGATGAAAGATCTTTGCCCAAGGAGTATGGGAGACTCTCGTCGCAATATCATCTATTGCCTGCGATCAGCTTCGATTATCAAATCGTAGAACGCGAGAACAATATCGTCGTTCATCCCTATCAGGGGAATTGGAGCGATCTGGGCACTTGGAATGACTGGACGGAAACGATGCCGAATCGAATGAACGGCAAAGGCATCTTAAGCGACGATTGCGAGAATACATGCGTGATTAACGAGTTGCAAATTCCTATCGTTGTGATGGGAGTATCCAATGCTATCATTGCCGCCAGTCCCGACGGCATACTGGTCGTAGATCGGTCGGTTAGTTCTAAGATTAAAGACGTCATCCAAGATATATCGGCGCGCCCGATGTATCAAGAAACCGAATATGGCTGGTGTCGCGTAATCGATGAGGATAATCAACAGATTAACAGGCAGGTCGTAACAAAGAAAGTTCAAATATGGGCCGGCAAACATATTAGTTACCACGTCCACGCTCATCGCAATGAAATATGGACTCTAATTAGCGGTAAGGCCGAGATTGTCGTCGACGAACGGCAGTTCATCGCGCGTTCCGGAGACATTATCCACGTTCAGGCAGGGTCCAAACACGCGATAAAAGCCATCGAAGCCGTTAACCTGATAGAAGTTCAAATTGGAGAAAAGGTCGACGAAGAGGATATCACGAGATACGACATCGACTGGAACGATTACAAGCTAAGTTGGGAAGGATGA
- a CDS encoding glycosyltransferase family 2 protein, translated as MKEIEISVIIPVYNEGVHISRSLCLIEEELQNITSSFEIIVIDDGSKDATWSQLVQLSQRLTRLRSFRLSRNFGKEHALCAGLEHAEGRAIIIMDCDLQHPPSLLSRMVHLWRHEGKELVECVKINRGKERFDKKLSASLFYNVLNKLSGLDLRGASDFKLLDRKIVQAWLQMPERNTFFRGMTAWVGFERAQIPFEVPERVDGNTQWSLFSLFKLGIKAIVAFSSLPLRIVNFFGFIFLVGSAILTIQTLVRYFMGTAVSGFTTVILLLLFTGSLVLISLGIIGEYMASIYQEVKGRPRYLIRDQAHGQIRNENFEVYAEVAASAEKL; from the coding sequence ATGAAGGAAATTGAAATTTCGGTCATTATTCCGGTCTATAATGAAGGAGTTCATATTTCTCGTTCTCTCTGCTTAATCGAAGAGGAGCTGCAAAACATTACGTCTTCCTTCGAAATCATCGTTATCGATGACGGTTCTAAGGATGCAACTTGGAGCCAACTCGTGCAGCTTAGTCAGAGATTGACCCGTTTGAGATCCTTTCGGCTTAGCCGTAATTTCGGCAAGGAGCATGCGCTCTGCGCTGGACTTGAACATGCGGAGGGACGAGCCATAATCATTATGGATTGCGATCTGCAGCATCCCCCAAGCTTGCTTTCCCGAATGGTCCATCTCTGGCGGCATGAAGGCAAAGAATTAGTGGAATGCGTGAAGATAAACCGGGGGAAGGAAAGATTCGACAAGAAGCTTAGCGCCTCGTTATTCTATAATGTTCTAAATAAGCTGTCAGGACTTGACCTTCGCGGGGCTTCGGACTTTAAGCTGCTTGATCGCAAAATCGTGCAAGCTTGGCTGCAGATGCCCGAACGCAATACGTTCTTTCGCGGAATGACGGCGTGGGTCGGATTTGAACGCGCGCAAATTCCGTTTGAGGTGCCCGAACGCGTTGACGGAAACACGCAGTGGAGTCTATTTAGCCTATTCAAGCTGGGAATTAAAGCGATCGTCGCCTTCTCCTCCCTCCCGCTTCGAATCGTAAATTTTTTCGGTTTCATCTTTTTGGTCGGCTCTGCTATTCTAACCATTCAGACGCTGGTTCGCTACTTTATGGGAACCGCCGTCAGCGGGTTTACGACCGTCATCTTGCTCTTACTCTTTACCGGCAGTTTGGTCTTGATCTCGCTTGGCATTATCGGCGAATACATGGCATCGATCTATCAAGAGGTCAAGGGCAGGCCTCGTTACTTAATTCGCGATCAGGCGCATGGGCAAATTCGCAACGAAAATTTTGAAGTTTACGCGGAAGTCGCCGCGAGCGCGGAGAAGCTATGA